In Bombus pyrosoma isolate SC7728 linkage group LG2, ASM1482585v1, whole genome shotgun sequence, a genomic segment contains:
- the LOC122575649 gene encoding soma ferritin-like, with protein sequence MLKLRSDRKILSDVFNSFVRQLYTKETKLYKGICKPKLFLAKFLATSCKDEFCIDKPTKWPSGKPANFKFHQETETILNEQINSELKAFYHYLSMAAYFGRADVALPGCESFFMQMHHEEHEHAIRFLNYVKMRGGLVNLCPTQPPSDQDWKCPLHAFKTALTLELEIAEKLVAVNAVAEKHGDLNASDFIVTGFMEDQMKSVNEMGRFVAVLSGIGDQSLARFIFDKDLLEHYVQPKFNILRSKLRPNSTDK encoded by the exons ATGTTAAAATTGCGTAgtgatagaaaaattcttaGTGATGTTTTCAACTCATTTGTTCGACAATTATATACTAAAGA AACTAAACTCTATAAGGGAATATGTAAACCAAAACTATTTCTTGCCAAATTTTTGGCAACCTCCTGCAAGGATGAATTTTGCATTGATAAACCTACGAAATGGCCAAGTGGAAAACCGGCCAATTTTAAGTTTCATCAAGAAACTGAAACTAtattaaacgaacaaataaattcGGAACTGAAAGCTTTCTATCATTATTTGTCCATG GCTGCATACTTCGGGCGCGCAGATGTAGCATTGCCTGGCTGTGAATCATTTTTCATGCAAATGCACCATGAGGAACATGAGCATGCTATCAGATTTCTAAATTACGTCAAAATGCGCGGAGGCCTTGTAAATTTATGTCCAACACAACCTCCTTCCGACCAAGATTGGAAATGTCCATTGCACGcttttaaa aCAGCATTGACTTTGGAATTAGAGATAGCTGAAAAACTAGTAGCAGTAAATGCTGTTGCGGAAAAACATGGCGATTTAAATGCTAGTGATTTTATTGTTACCGGCTTTATGGAAGATCAGATGAAGAGTGTGAATGAAATGGGAAGATTTGTAGCTGTCCTGTCTGGTATCGGTGATCAATCATTAGCACgctttatatttgataaagatTTACTTGAACATTACGTTCAaccaaaatttaatattcttcgttCAAAACTGCGACCAAATAGTACTGACAAGTAA